A single region of the Gasterosteus aculeatus chromosome 1, fGasAcu3.hap1.1, whole genome shotgun sequence genome encodes:
- the lrrfip1b gene encoding leucine-rich repeat flightless-interacting protein 2 isoform X12, whose product MGTQGPARKRIPNPEKRTAEDDVLNVIAREAEARLATRRAERAEAREIRMKELERQQKEEDSERFSRPSRRYASMSDDEERMSVGSRGSLRPSDCGGFLASGSRASSRASSARASPVVEEKPDRDFVDKGSRTASTLSAATLASLGGASSRRGSCDTSFSVETEASIRDMKDSLAESEDKYRKAMVSNAQLHNDKSTLMYQVENLKAELSDMEELLWESRRHCDDRTKEFERELQAHRVLQFQFKEAEEALRRTEELLTALQRHRETSDVVRVERDHLRDHVIGLRDLLKKHGVVVPPENSTNGERGQGEGVDEVTADSASPEEPPPGGRESALELRLKKLFEERESLRDQVRQLKSQLDRRQKNGTDEVQNPEGDHLEDSHLLDLQRDANRQISDLKFKLVKSEQEVTTLEQNVIRLEGQVTRYKSASENAEKIEDELKVDKRKLQRELRSALDRIDELEVNNNHLSKRLEKMKANRNALLAQQ is encoded by the exons ATGGGGACCCAAGGACCGGCCCGGAAGAGGATCCCGAACCCGGAGAAGCGGACCGCGGAGGACGACGTGCTGAACGTGATCGCGCGAGAG GCGGAGGCGCGGCTGGCGACCCGGCGAGCAGAGAGGGCCGAGGCCCGAGAGATCCGGatgaaggagctggagaggcaaCAGAAAGAG GAGGACAGCGAGCGCTTCTCTCGCCCCTCACGGAGATACGCATCG ATGTCTGACGATGAAGAGAGGATGTCTGTGGGGAGCCGAGGGAGCCTcagg CCCTCTGACTGTGGGGGCTTTCTGGCTTCCGGCTCTCGGGCCTCCTCTCGGGCCAGTTCAGCTCGTGCGAGCCCGGTG gtggaggagaagcccGACAGAGACTTCGTGGACAAA GGCTCTAGGACCGCCTCCACGCTCTCCGCCGCCACTCTGGCCTCTCTGGGCGGAGCTTCTTCTCGCAGAGGAAGCTGTGACACGTCGTTCTCCGTGGAGACGGAGGCGTCCATCAGAGACATGAAG GACTCTCTGGCCGAGTCGGAGGACAAGTACCGTAAAGCGATGGTCTCCAACGCGCAGCTCCACAACGACAAGTCCACGCTGATGTATCAGGTGGAGAACCTGAAGGCGGAGCTCAGCGacatggaggagctgctgtgggaatCACGGCGACACTGTGACGACCGGACCAAG GAGTTCGAACGAGAGCTTCAAGCTCACCGAGTTCTTCAGTTCCAGTTTAAAGAGGCAGAAGAAGCTCTGAGACGCACCGAAGAGCTGCTGACG GCGTTACAGAGGCACAGAGAAACCTCCGACGTGGTTCGGGTGGAGCGCGACCACCTCAGAGACCACGTCATCGGCCTCAGAGACCTACTGAAG AAACACGGAGTCGTCGTCCCGCCCGAGAACTCCACCAATGGGGAGAGGGGACAGGGTGAGGGTGTCGATGAGGTCACTGCTGACTCCGCCTCCCCTGAGGAGCCGCCACCCGGCGGCAGAGAGAGCGCGCTCG AACTCCGGCTGAAGAAGCTGTTTGAAGAAAGAGAGAGTTTACGGGATCAG GTGAGACAGCTGAAGTCTCAGCTGGATCGGAGACAGAAGAACGGGACAGACGAAGTCCAGAATCCCGAAGGGGACCATTTGGAGGACTCTCATCTTCTGGACCTACAGA GAGACGCCAACAGACAAATCAGTGATCTGAAGTTCAAGCTGGTCAAATCTGAACAGGAAGTCACCACTCTGGAGCAAAAT GTGATCCGCCTGGAGGGTCAGGTGACCCGATACAAGTCCGCCTCAGAAAACGCAGAGAAGATCGAAGACGAGTTGAAGGTCGATAAGAGAAAGCTTCAGAGAGAG CTCCGCTCGGCTCTGGACCGGATCGATGAGCTGGAGGTGAACAACAACCACCTGAGCAAACGTCTGGAGAAGATGAAGGCCAACCGCAACGCCCTGCTGGCCCAGCAGTGA
- the lrrfip1b gene encoding leucine-rich repeat flightless-interacting protein 2 isoform X20 — protein MGTQGPARKRIPNPEKRTAEDDVLNVIAREAEARLATRRAERAEAREIRMKELERQQKEVEEKPDRDFVDKGSRTASTLSAATLASLGGASSRRGSCDTSFSVETEASIRDMKDSLAESEDKYRKAMVSNAQLHNDKSTLMYQVENLKAELSDMEELLWESRRHCDDRTKEFERELQAHRVLQFQFKEAEEALRRTEELLTEVSALRLRSSSYCQEVSDLQEVLQWKEKKMAALQRHRETSDVVRVERDHLRDHVIGLRDLLKKHGVVVPPENSTNGERGQGEGVDEVTADSASPEEPPPGGRESALELRLKKLFEERESLRDQVRQLKSQLDRRQKNGTDEVQNPEGDHLEDSHLLDLQRDANRQISDLKFKLVKSEQEVTTLEQNVIRLEGQVTRYKSASENAEKIEDELKVDKRKLQRELRSALDRIDELEVNNNHLSKRLEKMKANRNALLAQQ, from the exons ATGGGGACCCAAGGACCGGCCCGGAAGAGGATCCCGAACCCGGAGAAGCGGACCGCGGAGGACGACGTGCTGAACGTGATCGCGCGAGAG GCGGAGGCGCGGCTGGCGACCCGGCGAGCAGAGAGGGCCGAGGCCCGAGAGATCCGGatgaaggagctggagaggcaaCAGAAAGAG gtggaggagaagcccGACAGAGACTTCGTGGACAAA GGCTCTAGGACCGCCTCCACGCTCTCCGCCGCCACTCTGGCCTCTCTGGGCGGAGCTTCTTCTCGCAGAGGAAGCTGTGACACGTCGTTCTCCGTGGAGACGGAGGCGTCCATCAGAGACATGAAG GACTCTCTGGCCGAGTCGGAGGACAAGTACCGTAAAGCGATGGTCTCCAACGCGCAGCTCCACAACGACAAGTCCACGCTGATGTATCAGGTGGAGAACCTGAAGGCGGAGCTCAGCGacatggaggagctgctgtgggaatCACGGCGACACTGTGACGACCGGACCAAG GAGTTCGAACGAGAGCTTCAAGCTCACCGAGTTCTTCAGTTCCAGTTTAAAGAGGCAGAAGAAGCTCTGAGACGCACCGAAGAGCTGCTGACG gaggttTCTGCCCTCCGCTTGAGGAGCAGCAGTTATTGTCAGGAGGTGTCTGACCTGCAGGAGGTTCTTcagtggaaggagaagaagatggCG GCGTTACAGAGGCACAGAGAAACCTCCGACGTGGTTCGGGTGGAGCGCGACCACCTCAGAGACCACGTCATCGGCCTCAGAGACCTACTGAAG AAACACGGAGTCGTCGTCCCGCCCGAGAACTCCACCAATGGGGAGAGGGGACAGGGTGAGGGTGTCGATGAGGTCACTGCTGACTCCGCCTCCCCTGAGGAGCCGCCACCCGGCGGCAGAGAGAGCGCGCTCG AACTCCGGCTGAAGAAGCTGTTTGAAGAAAGAGAGAGTTTACGGGATCAG GTGAGACAGCTGAAGTCTCAGCTGGATCGGAGACAGAAGAACGGGACAGACGAAGTCCAGAATCCCGAAGGGGACCATTTGGAGGACTCTCATCTTCTGGACCTACAGA GAGACGCCAACAGACAAATCAGTGATCTGAAGTTCAAGCTGGTCAAATCTGAACAGGAAGTCACCACTCTGGAGCAAAAT GTGATCCGCCTGGAGGGTCAGGTGACCCGATACAAGTCCGCCTCAGAAAACGCAGAGAAGATCGAAGACGAGTTGAAGGTCGATAAGAGAAAGCTTCAGAGAGAG CTCCGCTCGGCTCTGGACCGGATCGATGAGCTGGAGGTGAACAACAACCACCTGAGCAAACGTCTGGAGAAGATGAAGGCCAACCGCAACGCCCTGCTGGCCCAGCAGTGA
- the lrrfip1b gene encoding leucine-rich repeat flightless-interacting protein 2 isoform X22, whose protein sequence is MGTQGPARKRIPNPEKRTAEDDVLNVIAREAEARLATRRAERAEAREIRMKELERQQKELFHSHKKYYGLDNKWGRIEQWMEDSERFSRPSRRYASMSDDEERMSVGSRGSLRVEEKPDRDFVDKGSRTASTLSAATLASLGGASSRRGSCDTSFSVETEASIRDMKDSLAESEDKYRKAMVSNAQLHNDKSTLMYQVENLKAELSDMEELLWESRRHCDDRTKEFERELQAHRVLQFQFKEAEEALRRTEELLTKHGVVVPPENSTNGERGQGEGVDEVTADSASPEEPPPGGRESALELRLKKLFEERESLRDQVRQLKSQLDRRQKNGTDEVQNPEGDHLEDSHLLDLQRDANRQISDLKFKLVKSEQEVTTLEQNVIRLEGQVTRYKSASENAEKIEDELKVDKRKLQRELRSALDRIDELEVNNNHLSKRLEKMKANRNALLAQQ, encoded by the exons ATGGGGACCCAAGGACCGGCCCGGAAGAGGATCCCGAACCCGGAGAAGCGGACCGCGGAGGACGACGTGCTGAACGTGATCGCGCGAGAG GCGGAGGCGCGGCTGGCGACCCGGCGAGCAGAGAGGGCCGAGGCCCGAGAGATCCGGatgaaggagctggagaggcaaCAGAAAGAG CTGTTTCACAGCCACAAG AAGTATTATGGGCTGGATAATAAGTGGGGTCGTATTGAACAGTGGATG GAGGACAGCGAGCGCTTCTCTCGCCCCTCACGGAGATACGCATCG ATGTCTGACGATGAAGAGAGGATGTCTGTGGGGAGCCGAGGGAGCCTcagg gtggaggagaagcccGACAGAGACTTCGTGGACAAA GGCTCTAGGACCGCCTCCACGCTCTCCGCCGCCACTCTGGCCTCTCTGGGCGGAGCTTCTTCTCGCAGAGGAAGCTGTGACACGTCGTTCTCCGTGGAGACGGAGGCGTCCATCAGAGACATGAAG GACTCTCTGGCCGAGTCGGAGGACAAGTACCGTAAAGCGATGGTCTCCAACGCGCAGCTCCACAACGACAAGTCCACGCTGATGTATCAGGTGGAGAACCTGAAGGCGGAGCTCAGCGacatggaggagctgctgtgggaatCACGGCGACACTGTGACGACCGGACCAAG GAGTTCGAACGAGAGCTTCAAGCTCACCGAGTTCTTCAGTTCCAGTTTAAAGAGGCAGAAGAAGCTCTGAGACGCACCGAAGAGCTGCTGACG AAACACGGAGTCGTCGTCCCGCCCGAGAACTCCACCAATGGGGAGAGGGGACAGGGTGAGGGTGTCGATGAGGTCACTGCTGACTCCGCCTCCCCTGAGGAGCCGCCACCCGGCGGCAGAGAGAGCGCGCTCG AACTCCGGCTGAAGAAGCTGTTTGAAGAAAGAGAGAGTTTACGGGATCAG GTGAGACAGCTGAAGTCTCAGCTGGATCGGAGACAGAAGAACGGGACAGACGAAGTCCAGAATCCCGAAGGGGACCATTTGGAGGACTCTCATCTTCTGGACCTACAGA GAGACGCCAACAGACAAATCAGTGATCTGAAGTTCAAGCTGGTCAAATCTGAACAGGAAGTCACCACTCTGGAGCAAAAT GTGATCCGCCTGGAGGGTCAGGTGACCCGATACAAGTCCGCCTCAGAAAACGCAGAGAAGATCGAAGACGAGTTGAAGGTCGATAAGAGAAAGCTTCAGAGAGAG CTCCGCTCGGCTCTGGACCGGATCGATGAGCTGGAGGTGAACAACAACCACCTGAGCAAACGTCTGGAGAAGATGAAGGCCAACCGCAACGCCCTGCTGGCCCAGCAGTGA
- the lrrfip1b gene encoding leucine-rich repeat flightless-interacting protein 2 isoform X18, with the protein MGTQGPARKRIPNPEKRTAEDDVLNVIAREAEARLATRRAERAEAREIRMKELERQQKEEDSERFSRPSRRYASMSDDEERMSVGSRGSLRVEEKPDRDFVDKGSRTASTLSAATLASLGGASSRRGSCDTSFSVETEASIRDMKDSLAESEDKYRKAMVSNAQLHNDKSTLMYQVENLKAELSDMEELLWESRRHCDDRTKEFERELQAHRVLQFQFKEAEEALRRTEELLTEVSALRLRSSSYCQEVSDLQEVLQWKEKKMAKHGVVVPPENSTNGERGQGEGVDEVTADSASPEEPPPGGRESALELRLKKLFEERESLRDQVRQLKSQLDRRQKNGTDEVQNPEGDHLEDSHLLDLQRDANRQISDLKFKLVKSEQEVTTLEQNVIRLEGQVTRYKSASENAEKIEDELKVDKRKLQRELRSALDRIDELEVNNNHLSKRLEKMKANRNALLAQQ; encoded by the exons ATGGGGACCCAAGGACCGGCCCGGAAGAGGATCCCGAACCCGGAGAAGCGGACCGCGGAGGACGACGTGCTGAACGTGATCGCGCGAGAG GCGGAGGCGCGGCTGGCGACCCGGCGAGCAGAGAGGGCCGAGGCCCGAGAGATCCGGatgaaggagctggagaggcaaCAGAAAGAG GAGGACAGCGAGCGCTTCTCTCGCCCCTCACGGAGATACGCATCG ATGTCTGACGATGAAGAGAGGATGTCTGTGGGGAGCCGAGGGAGCCTcagg gtggaggagaagcccGACAGAGACTTCGTGGACAAA GGCTCTAGGACCGCCTCCACGCTCTCCGCCGCCACTCTGGCCTCTCTGGGCGGAGCTTCTTCTCGCAGAGGAAGCTGTGACACGTCGTTCTCCGTGGAGACGGAGGCGTCCATCAGAGACATGAAG GACTCTCTGGCCGAGTCGGAGGACAAGTACCGTAAAGCGATGGTCTCCAACGCGCAGCTCCACAACGACAAGTCCACGCTGATGTATCAGGTGGAGAACCTGAAGGCGGAGCTCAGCGacatggaggagctgctgtgggaatCACGGCGACACTGTGACGACCGGACCAAG GAGTTCGAACGAGAGCTTCAAGCTCACCGAGTTCTTCAGTTCCAGTTTAAAGAGGCAGAAGAAGCTCTGAGACGCACCGAAGAGCTGCTGACG gaggttTCTGCCCTCCGCTTGAGGAGCAGCAGTTATTGTCAGGAGGTGTCTGACCTGCAGGAGGTTCTTcagtggaaggagaagaagatggCG AAACACGGAGTCGTCGTCCCGCCCGAGAACTCCACCAATGGGGAGAGGGGACAGGGTGAGGGTGTCGATGAGGTCACTGCTGACTCCGCCTCCCCTGAGGAGCCGCCACCCGGCGGCAGAGAGAGCGCGCTCG AACTCCGGCTGAAGAAGCTGTTTGAAGAAAGAGAGAGTTTACGGGATCAG GTGAGACAGCTGAAGTCTCAGCTGGATCGGAGACAGAAGAACGGGACAGACGAAGTCCAGAATCCCGAAGGGGACCATTTGGAGGACTCTCATCTTCTGGACCTACAGA GAGACGCCAACAGACAAATCAGTGATCTGAAGTTCAAGCTGGTCAAATCTGAACAGGAAGTCACCACTCTGGAGCAAAAT GTGATCCGCCTGGAGGGTCAGGTGACCCGATACAAGTCCGCCTCAGAAAACGCAGAGAAGATCGAAGACGAGTTGAAGGTCGATAAGAGAAAGCTTCAGAGAGAG CTCCGCTCGGCTCTGGACCGGATCGATGAGCTGGAGGTGAACAACAACCACCTGAGCAAACGTCTGGAGAAGATGAAGGCCAACCGCAACGCCCTGCTGGCCCAGCAGTGA
- the lrrfip1b gene encoding leucine-rich repeat flightless-interacting protein 2 isoform X11: MGTQGPARKRIPNPEKRTAEDDVLNVIAREAEARLATRRAERAEAREIRMKELERQQKEEDSERFSRPSRRYASMSDDEERMSVGSRGSLRPSDCGGFLASGSRASSRASSARASPVVEEKPDRDFVDKGSRTASTLSAATLASLGGASSRRGSCDTSFSVETEASIRDMKDSLAESEDKYRKAMVSNAQLHNDKSTLMYQVENLKAELSDMEELLWESRRHCDDRTKEFERELQAHRVLQFQFKEAEEALRRTEELLTEVSALRLRSSSYCQEVSDLQEVLQWKEKKMAKHGVVVPPENSTNGERGQGEGVDEVTADSASPEEPPPGGRESALELRLKKLFEERESLRDQVRQLKSQLDRRQKNGTDEVQNPEGDHLEDSHLLDLQRDANRQISDLKFKLVKSEQEVTTLEQNVIRLEGQVTRYKSASENAEKIEDELKVDKRKLQRELRSALDRIDELEVNNNHLSKRLEKMKANRNALLAQQ, from the exons ATGGGGACCCAAGGACCGGCCCGGAAGAGGATCCCGAACCCGGAGAAGCGGACCGCGGAGGACGACGTGCTGAACGTGATCGCGCGAGAG GCGGAGGCGCGGCTGGCGACCCGGCGAGCAGAGAGGGCCGAGGCCCGAGAGATCCGGatgaaggagctggagaggcaaCAGAAAGAG GAGGACAGCGAGCGCTTCTCTCGCCCCTCACGGAGATACGCATCG ATGTCTGACGATGAAGAGAGGATGTCTGTGGGGAGCCGAGGGAGCCTcagg CCCTCTGACTGTGGGGGCTTTCTGGCTTCCGGCTCTCGGGCCTCCTCTCGGGCCAGTTCAGCTCGTGCGAGCCCGGTG gtggaggagaagcccGACAGAGACTTCGTGGACAAA GGCTCTAGGACCGCCTCCACGCTCTCCGCCGCCACTCTGGCCTCTCTGGGCGGAGCTTCTTCTCGCAGAGGAAGCTGTGACACGTCGTTCTCCGTGGAGACGGAGGCGTCCATCAGAGACATGAAG GACTCTCTGGCCGAGTCGGAGGACAAGTACCGTAAAGCGATGGTCTCCAACGCGCAGCTCCACAACGACAAGTCCACGCTGATGTATCAGGTGGAGAACCTGAAGGCGGAGCTCAGCGacatggaggagctgctgtgggaatCACGGCGACACTGTGACGACCGGACCAAG GAGTTCGAACGAGAGCTTCAAGCTCACCGAGTTCTTCAGTTCCAGTTTAAAGAGGCAGAAGAAGCTCTGAGACGCACCGAAGAGCTGCTGACG gaggttTCTGCCCTCCGCTTGAGGAGCAGCAGTTATTGTCAGGAGGTGTCTGACCTGCAGGAGGTTCTTcagtggaaggagaagaagatggCG AAACACGGAGTCGTCGTCCCGCCCGAGAACTCCACCAATGGGGAGAGGGGACAGGGTGAGGGTGTCGATGAGGTCACTGCTGACTCCGCCTCCCCTGAGGAGCCGCCACCCGGCGGCAGAGAGAGCGCGCTCG AACTCCGGCTGAAGAAGCTGTTTGAAGAAAGAGAGAGTTTACGGGATCAG GTGAGACAGCTGAAGTCTCAGCTGGATCGGAGACAGAAGAACGGGACAGACGAAGTCCAGAATCCCGAAGGGGACCATTTGGAGGACTCTCATCTTCTGGACCTACAGA GAGACGCCAACAGACAAATCAGTGATCTGAAGTTCAAGCTGGTCAAATCTGAACAGGAAGTCACCACTCTGGAGCAAAAT GTGATCCGCCTGGAGGGTCAGGTGACCCGATACAAGTCCGCCTCAGAAAACGCAGAGAAGATCGAAGACGAGTTGAAGGTCGATAAGAGAAAGCTTCAGAGAGAG CTCCGCTCGGCTCTGGACCGGATCGATGAGCTGGAGGTGAACAACAACCACCTGAGCAAACGTCTGGAGAAGATGAAGGCCAACCGCAACGCCCTGCTGGCCCAGCAGTGA